The Bacillus mesophilus DNA segment TTGAATCTGATAACCTGAAAAGGCAGAGCCATCATAAGAAATAATACAATTTAATCTTTGCATATAATCACCATGACCGAATTAGTAATAAACAAATTGTGATTAGCAATACACTAGATAGAATCAGAGTATCTGCTAACCTCCACTTTAATTCACGAAGTTTAGTTCTACCTTCTCCACCACGATATCCCCTTGCCTCCATAGCATTTGCAAGCTCCTCTGCCCGCCTAAATGAATTAATAAATAAAGGGACTAATAAAGGGATGACTGCCTTTATTCGCTCCTTCATGGGTCCGCTAGAGAACTCTACTCCTCTAGCAGCTTGTGCCTTCATGATTTTCTCTGTTTCCTGCATTAAGGTTGGAATAAACCGCAAAGAAATAGACATCATTAAGGCTAACTCATGAACAGGAAGCTTAAACCGTTTAAAAGGGTGTAGCAAGCTTTCCATGCCATCCGTCACCTCTATAGGAGTCGTTGTTAATGTTAAGAGGGACGTCATGACAATGAGTAAGAAAAATCGTATCGATATAAAAATACCTTGGCGTAAGCCCTCTTCATAGATGGAAATCCATCCCCATTCAAATAGAAGTGCCCCTTCCTTCGTCATAAAGATGTGAAGAGAAAAGGTGAAGAGAATAATCCATATAACTGGCTTTAATCCTTTTAAAACAAAAGCAATCGGAACCTTTGTTAATTGATTAATAATAATTGTATATATAACCAATAAGACATAGCTTTCTACATTGTTTGCTAGAAATATAACAAGCACAAAAATAAAAATGAGTAAAAGCTTCGACCTGGGATCCATACGATGGAAGATAGAGTTAGTTGGAACGTACTTTCCAATGATAATACTGTCCATCATACTCATGTAATGATCTCCCTTGTTAAGAACTGATGTAACGACTCTACCAGTTCATCAATTGTTAAAAAGCTTCCCTCTACCTTTTGTCCTGTTACCTTCTCTAACTCTTCAATGAGTCTATATGTGTTGGGGATATCTAATCCTATTTGTGAGAGCTTCTCTTTTTGAGAAAATATACTATTAGGGGTTCCACGCATCAGCAACTTCCCATGTTCCATCACGATGATTTCATCTGAGTATGCTGCAGCATCCTCCATATTATGGGTAATCATAATGGTCGTTAAATTTTTCTGACGATGTAACGATGAAAATAACTCCATCATTTCCTTCCTACCTCTTGGATCTAGCCCAGCTGTAGGTTCGTCTAAAACTAAAACATCTGGGTTCATTGCTAGAACACCAGCAATGGCTACACGCCTCATTTGACCACCACTTAGATCAAAAGGGGATCGCTGAAGGAAGCTTTCATTTAATCCAACAATCTCTAAGGTATCCCTAGCCCTCTTTTTCGCCAATTCCTCTGTGACTCCAAAGTTCATCGGCCCAAAACAAATATCCTTCTCAACCGTCTCTTCAAATAATTGATTTTCTGGAAATTGAAACACCATTCCTACAGTTTTTCGTAACGATTTTAGTTCCTTTTCCTTCTTTTTCGAAGTGATGGTATAAGGACCAACTGATACTGTACCACTAGTCGGCTTTAACAGCCCATTAAGGTGCTGAATTAATGTTGACTTACCAGAACCAGTATGACCAATAATCGTAATAAATGAACCTGTTTTTATATCTAAGGATATATCTTCTAAAGCGATTCTCTCAAAAGGAGTATTTGACTGATAGTAATGAGTTAAATTACGAATGGCTATGTCCATAACTCTTTAATCAACCCTTCTACTGTAAATGGAACCTCTTTCATGTCAATGCCCTTTTCCTTCAGCTTCTGACCAACCTTTACAGGAAACGGAACATCAAGACCAATCTCTTCTAATTCGCGGTCCCGTTTAAATATATCGCTTGGTGCACCCTCTGCAAAAATAGATCCCTCGTTAAAGATGATCATCCTGTCAGCACGAGAAGCCTCTTCAAGATCATGAGTGATGGATATAACAGTAATTTCCTGTTCATTTCTTAAAGAATTAATAGTACGAATCACTTCACTTCTACCTTTTGGATCAAGCATTGATGTAGCCTCATCAAGAAGGATAATGGAAGGTCTAATTGCAAGGACACTAGCAATGGCTACACGCTGTTTTTGTCCACCAGATAGATGGTGCGGTTCTTGATCGAGAAAATCAGCCATATTAACAAGTGAAATGGAATCTTCAATACGGTGAACCATTTCTTCACGAGGTATCCCTCTGTTTTCTAAACCAAAAGCCACATCATCTTTCACCGTAGTTCCCACAAACTGATTATCTGGATTTTGAAAGACCATACCAATATGTTCTCGAAAGTCCCAGATAGTTTCTTCCGTAAGAGGGGTTTGATCATTTAATATAATGCTACCACTAGTCGGAAGCATTAAGCCAATCAGTAATTTAGCTAACGTCGACTTACCAGAGCCATTATGACCCACTATAGCAAGCCATTCTCCTCGGTACACAGACAAACTAACATCAGTTAAGGCAGCTGCCTCTTGATTTGGATACTGAAAAGACACTTGTTCTAACTTAAGGATTCTCTCCCCCATCGTTTCCCCTCCTACCGACTCTTTTTATCTAGGTGTTAAACTATGAATATAGATGTTTAAAAGCTTAATTAATGGATTTTATCAATGTATGTATTGCAATAGGCTACCTTGAAAGTGAGGAAATCTTTATTCCAAAACATACTCGCTTTCCAGGTAGCCCGAATAGAATGCTCTGTCTACTATA contains these protein-coding regions:
- a CDS encoding energy-coupling factor transporter transmembrane component T family protein, whose amino-acid sequence is MMDSIIIGKYVPTNSIFHRMDPRSKLLLIFIFVLVIFLANNVESYVLLVIYTIIINQLTKVPIAFVLKGLKPVIWIILFTFSLHIFMTKEGALLFEWGWISIYEEGLRQGIFISIRFFLLIVMTSLLTLTTTPIEVTDGMESLLHPFKRFKLPVHELALMMSISLRFIPTLMQETEKIMKAQAARGVEFSSGPMKERIKAVIPLLVPLFINSFRRAEELANAMEARGYRGGEGRTKLRELKWRLADTLILSSVLLITICLLLIRSW
- a CDS encoding energy-coupling factor ABC transporter ATP-binding protein, with the translated sequence MDIAIRNLTHYYQSNTPFERIALEDISLDIKTGSFITIIGHTGSGKSTLIQHLNGLLKPTSGTVSVGPYTITSKKKEKELKSLRKTVGMVFQFPENQLFEETVEKDICFGPMNFGVTEELAKKRARDTLEIVGLNESFLQRSPFDLSGGQMRRVAIAGVLAMNPDVLVLDEPTAGLDPRGRKEMMELFSSLHRQKNLTTIMITHNMEDAAAYSDEIIVMEHGKLLMRGTPNSIFSQKEKLSQIGLDIPNTYRLIEELEKVTGQKVEGSFLTIDELVESLHQFLTREIIT
- a CDS encoding energy-coupling factor ABC transporter ATP-binding protein is translated as MGERILKLEQVSFQYPNQEAAALTDVSLSVYRGEWLAIVGHNGSGKSTLAKLLIGLMLPTSGSIILNDQTPLTEETIWDFREHIGMVFQNPDNQFVGTTVKDDVAFGLENRGIPREEMVHRIEDSISLVNMADFLDQEPHHLSGGQKQRVAIASVLAIRPSIILLDEATSMLDPKGRSEVIRTINSLRNEQEITVISITHDLEEASRADRMIIFNEGSIFAEGAPSDIFKRDRELEEIGLDVPFPVKVGQKLKEKGIDMKEVPFTVEGLIKELWT